A section of the Symphalangus syndactylus isolate Jambi chromosome 19, NHGRI_mSymSyn1-v2.1_pri, whole genome shotgun sequence genome encodes:
- the EPHX1 gene encoding epoxide hydrolase 1 isoform X3, with amino-acid sequence MWLEIFLTSVLGFAIYWFISRDKEETLPLEDGWWGPGTRSAAREDNSIRPFKVETSDEEIHDLHQRIDRFRFTPPLEDSCFHYGFNSNYLKKIVSYWKNEFDWKKQVEILNRYPHFKTKIEGFNSLATARIFYKLMLRLGFQEFYIQGGDWGSLICTNMAQLVPSHVKGLHLNMALILNNFSTLTLFLGRRFGRFLGLTERDVELLYPIKEKVFYSLMRESGYMHIQCTKPDTVGSALNDSPVGLAAYILEKFSTWTNTEFRNLEDGGLERKFSLDDLLTNVMLYWTTGTIVSSQRFYKENLGQGWMTQKHERMKVYVPTGFSAFPSELLHAPEKWVRFKYPKLISYSYMVRGGHFAALEEPELLAQDIRKFLSLLERQ; translated from the exons ATGTGGCTAGAAATCTTCCTCACTTCAGTGCTGGGCTTTGCCATCTACTGGTTCATCTCCCGGGACAAAGAGGAAACTTTGCCACTTGAAGATGGGTGGTGGGGGCCGGGCACGAGGTCCGCAGCCAGGGAGGACAACAGCATCCGCCCTTTCAAGGTGGAAACGTCAGATGAGGAGATCCAC GACTTACACCAGAGGATCGATAGGTTTCGTTTCACCCCACCTTTGGAGGACAGCTGCTTCCACTATGGCTTCAACTCCAACTACCTGAAGAAAATCGTCTCCTACTGGAAGAATGAATTTGACTGGAAGAAGCAGGTGGAGATTCTCAACAGATACCCTCACTTCAAGACTAAGATTGAAG GGTTCAACTCGTTGGCCACCGCCAGGATCTTTTACAAGCTGATGCTGCGGCTGGGCTTCCAGGAATTCTACATTCAAGGAGGGGACTGGGGGTCCCTGATCTGCACTAATATGGCCCAGCTGGTGCCCAG CCACGTGAAAGGCCTGCACTTGAACATGGCTTTGATTTTAAACAACTTCTCCACCCTGACCCTCTTCCTGGGACGGCGTTTTGGGAGGTTTCTTGGCCTCACTGAGAGGGATGTGGAGCTGCTGTACCCCATCAAGGAGAAGGTCTTCTACAGCCTGATGAGGGAGAGCGGCTACATGCACATCCAGTGCACCAAGCCCGACACTGTGG GCTCTGCTCTGAATGACTCTCCTGTGGGTCTGGCTGCCTATATTCTAGAGAAGTTTTCCACCTGGACCAATACAGAATTCCGAAACCTGGAGGATGGAGGCCTGGAAAG GAAGTTCTCCCTGGACGACCTGCTGACCAACGTCATGCTCTACTGGACAACAGGAACCATCGTCTCCTCCCAGCGCTTCTACAAGGAGAACCTGGGACAGGGCTGGATGACCCAGAAGCATGAGCG GATGAAGGTCTACGTGCCCACTGGCTTCTCTGCCTTCCCTTCTGAGCTACTGCACGCGCCTGAAAAGTGGGTGAGGTTCAAGTACCCAAAGCTCATCTCCTATTCCTACATGGTTCGTGGGGGCCACTTTGCGGCCTTGGAGGAGCCGGAGCTGCTCGCCCAGGACATCCGCAAGTTCCTGTCCCTGCTGGAGCGGCAGTGA
- the EPHX1 gene encoding epoxide hydrolase 1 isoform X1 codes for MWLEIFLTSVLGFAIYWFISRDKEETLPLEDGWWGPGTRSAAREDNSIRPFKVETSDEEIHDLHQRIDRFRFTPPLEDSCFHYGFNSNYLKKIVSYWKNEFDWKKQVEILNRYPHFKTKIEGLDIHFIHVKPPQLPAGRTPKPLLMVHGWPGSFYEFYKIIPLLTDPKNHGLSDEHVFEVICPSIPGYGFSEASSKKGFNSLATARIFYKLMLRLGFQEFYIQGGDWGSLICTNMAQLVPSHVKGLHLNMALILNNFSTLTLFLGRRFGRFLGLTERDVELLYPIKEKVFYSLMRESGYMHIQCTKPDTVGSALNDSPVGLAAYILEKFSTWTNTEFRNLEDGGLERKFSLDDLLTNVMLYWTTGTIVSSQRFYKENLGQGWMTQKHERMKVYVPTGFSAFPSELLHAPEKWVRFKYPKLISYSYMVRGGHFAALEEPELLAQDIRKFLSLLERQ; via the exons ATGTGGCTAGAAATCTTCCTCACTTCAGTGCTGGGCTTTGCCATCTACTGGTTCATCTCCCGGGACAAAGAGGAAACTTTGCCACTTGAAGATGGGTGGTGGGGGCCGGGCACGAGGTCCGCAGCCAGGGAGGACAACAGCATCCGCCCTTTCAAGGTGGAAACGTCAGATGAGGAGATCCAC GACTTACACCAGAGGATCGATAGGTTTCGTTTCACCCCACCTTTGGAGGACAGCTGCTTCCACTATGGCTTCAACTCCAACTACCTGAAGAAAATCGTCTCCTACTGGAAGAATGAATTTGACTGGAAGAAGCAGGTGGAGATTCTCAACAGATACCCTCACTTCAAGACTAAGATTGAAG GGCTGGACATCCACTTCATCCACGTGAAGCCCCCCCAGCTGCCCGCAGGCCGCACCCCGAAGCCCTTGCTGATGGTACACGGCTGGCCTGGCTCTTTCTACGAGTTTTATAAGATCATCCCACTCCTGACTGACCCCAAGAACCATGGCCTGAGCGATGAGCACGTTTTTGAAGTCATCTGCCCTTCCATCCCTGGCTATGGCTTCTCAGAGGCATCCTCCAAGAAGG GGTTCAACTCGTTGGCCACCGCCAGGATCTTTTACAAGCTGATGCTGCGGCTGGGCTTCCAGGAATTCTACATTCAAGGAGGGGACTGGGGGTCCCTGATCTGCACTAATATGGCCCAGCTGGTGCCCAG CCACGTGAAAGGCCTGCACTTGAACATGGCTTTGATTTTAAACAACTTCTCCACCCTGACCCTCTTCCTGGGACGGCGTTTTGGGAGGTTTCTTGGCCTCACTGAGAGGGATGTGGAGCTGCTGTACCCCATCAAGGAGAAGGTCTTCTACAGCCTGATGAGGGAGAGCGGCTACATGCACATCCAGTGCACCAAGCCCGACACTGTGG GCTCTGCTCTGAATGACTCTCCTGTGGGTCTGGCTGCCTATATTCTAGAGAAGTTTTCCACCTGGACCAATACAGAATTCCGAAACCTGGAGGATGGAGGCCTGGAAAG GAAGTTCTCCCTGGACGACCTGCTGACCAACGTCATGCTCTACTGGACAACAGGAACCATCGTCTCCTCCCAGCGCTTCTACAAGGAGAACCTGGGACAGGGCTGGATGACCCAGAAGCATGAGCG GATGAAGGTCTACGTGCCCACTGGCTTCTCTGCCTTCCCTTCTGAGCTACTGCACGCGCCTGAAAAGTGGGTGAGGTTCAAGTACCCAAAGCTCATCTCCTATTCCTACATGGTTCGTGGGGGCCACTTTGCGGCCTTGGAGGAGCCGGAGCTGCTCGCCCAGGACATCCGCAAGTTCCTGTCCCTGCTGGAGCGGCAGTGA
- the EPHX1 gene encoding epoxide hydrolase 1 isoform X2, with protein sequence MWLEIFLTSVLGFAIYWFISRDKEETLPLEDGWWGPGTRSAAREDNSIRPFKVETSDEEIHDLHQRIDRFRFTPPLEDSCFHYGFNSNYLKKIVSYWKNEFDWKKQVEILNRYPHFKTKIEGLDIHFIHVKPPQLPAGRTPKPLLMVHGWPGSFYEFYKIIPLLTDPKNHGLSDEHVFEVICPSIPGYGFSEASSKKGFNSLATARIFYKLMLRLGFQEFYIQGGDWGSLICTNMAQLVPSHVKGLHLNMALILNNFSTLTLFLGRRFGRFLGLTERDVELLYPIKEKVFYSLMRESGYMHIQCTKPDTVEKFSTWTNTEFRNLEDGGLERKFSLDDLLTNVMLYWTTGTIVSSQRFYKENLGQGWMTQKHERMKVYVPTGFSAFPSELLHAPEKWVRFKYPKLISYSYMVRGGHFAALEEPELLAQDIRKFLSLLERQ encoded by the exons ATGTGGCTAGAAATCTTCCTCACTTCAGTGCTGGGCTTTGCCATCTACTGGTTCATCTCCCGGGACAAAGAGGAAACTTTGCCACTTGAAGATGGGTGGTGGGGGCCGGGCACGAGGTCCGCAGCCAGGGAGGACAACAGCATCCGCCCTTTCAAGGTGGAAACGTCAGATGAGGAGATCCAC GACTTACACCAGAGGATCGATAGGTTTCGTTTCACCCCACCTTTGGAGGACAGCTGCTTCCACTATGGCTTCAACTCCAACTACCTGAAGAAAATCGTCTCCTACTGGAAGAATGAATTTGACTGGAAGAAGCAGGTGGAGATTCTCAACAGATACCCTCACTTCAAGACTAAGATTGAAG GGCTGGACATCCACTTCATCCACGTGAAGCCCCCCCAGCTGCCCGCAGGCCGCACCCCGAAGCCCTTGCTGATGGTACACGGCTGGCCTGGCTCTTTCTACGAGTTTTATAAGATCATCCCACTCCTGACTGACCCCAAGAACCATGGCCTGAGCGATGAGCACGTTTTTGAAGTCATCTGCCCTTCCATCCCTGGCTATGGCTTCTCAGAGGCATCCTCCAAGAAGG GGTTCAACTCGTTGGCCACCGCCAGGATCTTTTACAAGCTGATGCTGCGGCTGGGCTTCCAGGAATTCTACATTCAAGGAGGGGACTGGGGGTCCCTGATCTGCACTAATATGGCCCAGCTGGTGCCCAG CCACGTGAAAGGCCTGCACTTGAACATGGCTTTGATTTTAAACAACTTCTCCACCCTGACCCTCTTCCTGGGACGGCGTTTTGGGAGGTTTCTTGGCCTCACTGAGAGGGATGTGGAGCTGCTGTACCCCATCAAGGAGAAGGTCTTCTACAGCCTGATGAGGGAGAGCGGCTACATGCACATCCAGTGCACCAAGCCCGACACTGTGG AGAAGTTTTCCACCTGGACCAATACAGAATTCCGAAACCTGGAGGATGGAGGCCTGGAAAG GAAGTTCTCCCTGGACGACCTGCTGACCAACGTCATGCTCTACTGGACAACAGGAACCATCGTCTCCTCCCAGCGCTTCTACAAGGAGAACCTGGGACAGGGCTGGATGACCCAGAAGCATGAGCG GATGAAGGTCTACGTGCCCACTGGCTTCTCTGCCTTCCCTTCTGAGCTACTGCACGCGCCTGAAAAGTGGGTGAGGTTCAAGTACCCAAAGCTCATCTCCTATTCCTACATGGTTCGTGGGGGCCACTTTGCGGCCTTGGAGGAGCCGGAGCTGCTCGCCCAGGACATCCGCAAGTTCCTGTCCCTGCTGGAGCGGCAGTGA
- the EPHX1 gene encoding epoxide hydrolase 1 isoform X4, producing MWLEIFLTSVLGFAIYWFISRDKEETLPLEDGWWGPGTRSAAREDNSIRPFKVETSDEEIHDLHQRIDRFRFTPPLEDSCFHYGFNSNYLKKIVSYWKNEFDWKKQVEILNRYPHFKTKIEGSALNDSPVGLAAYILEKFSTWTNTEFRNLEDGGLERKFSLDDLLTNVMLYWTTGTIVSSQRFYKENLGQGWMTQKHERMKVYVPTGFSAFPSELLHAPEKWVRFKYPKLISYSYMVRGGHFAALEEPELLAQDIRKFLSLLERQ from the exons ATGTGGCTAGAAATCTTCCTCACTTCAGTGCTGGGCTTTGCCATCTACTGGTTCATCTCCCGGGACAAAGAGGAAACTTTGCCACTTGAAGATGGGTGGTGGGGGCCGGGCACGAGGTCCGCAGCCAGGGAGGACAACAGCATCCGCCCTTTCAAGGTGGAAACGTCAGATGAGGAGATCCAC GACTTACACCAGAGGATCGATAGGTTTCGTTTCACCCCACCTTTGGAGGACAGCTGCTTCCACTATGGCTTCAACTCCAACTACCTGAAGAAAATCGTCTCCTACTGGAAGAATGAATTTGACTGGAAGAAGCAGGTGGAGATTCTCAACAGATACCCTCACTTCAAGACTAAGATTGAAG GCTCTGCTCTGAATGACTCTCCTGTGGGTCTGGCTGCCTATATTCTAGAGAAGTTTTCCACCTGGACCAATACAGAATTCCGAAACCTGGAGGATGGAGGCCTGGAAAG GAAGTTCTCCCTGGACGACCTGCTGACCAACGTCATGCTCTACTGGACAACAGGAACCATCGTCTCCTCCCAGCGCTTCTACAAGGAGAACCTGGGACAGGGCTGGATGACCCAGAAGCATGAGCG GATGAAGGTCTACGTGCCCACTGGCTTCTCTGCCTTCCCTTCTGAGCTACTGCACGCGCCTGAAAAGTGGGTGAGGTTCAAGTACCCAAAGCTCATCTCCTATTCCTACATGGTTCGTGGGGGCCACTTTGCGGCCTTGGAGGAGCCGGAGCTGCTCGCCCAGGACATCCGCAAGTTCCTGTCCCTGCTGGAGCGGCAGTGA